One Gossypium raimondii isolate GPD5lz chromosome 3, ASM2569854v1, whole genome shotgun sequence genomic window carries:
- the LOC105794397 gene encoding protein PLANT CADMIUM RESISTANCE 2, translating to MASFNPSGYEKYSGSAAEATKFGQDAATTGIPVSSSNAYYSDTSQTTNTRPQTKTRVPWSSGLCGCFSDWRNCCITCWCPCVTFGQIAEIVDKGSSSCGVNGALYTLIACVTGCACCYSCFYRAKMRQQYMLKKHPCGDCLVHCFCEYCALCQEYRELKSRGYDLSIGWHGNMEKQSREVAMTSIPPTVEGGMSR from the exons ATGGCTTCCTTTAACCCAAGTGGGTACGAAAAGTATTCAGGTTCAGCAGCAGAAGCAACCAAGTTTGGCCAAGACGCCGCCACGACTGGGATTCCAGTTAGCTCCTCCAACGCCTACTACTCCGACACTTCTCAAACCACCAACACTCGTCCTCAGACTAAAACGAGAGTCCCTTGGTCATCTGGCCTCTGTGGCTGCTTCTCTGACTGGAGAAACT GTTGCATAACATGTTGGTGCCCTTGTGTGACTTTTGGCCAGATTGCTGAGATTGTAGATAAAGGATCGTCAT CGTGTGGGGTAAATGGAGCACTTTACACACTGATAGCATGCGTGACGGGGTGCGCATGTTGCTATTCCTGCTTTTACCGAGCCAAAATGAGGCAGCAATACATGTTGAAGAAACACCCTTGCGGGGATTGCCTTGTCCACTGCTTCTGCGAGTATTGCGCCTTGTGCCAAGAGTACCGTGAGCTCAAATCCCGCGGCTACGACTTATCCATTG GGTGGCACGGAAATATGGAAAAACAGAGTCGTGAAGTGGCGATGACTTCAATCCCACCGACGGTGGAAGGAGGGATGAGTCGATGA